Within the Maribacter sp. BPC-D8 genome, the region TCGTTCAAACTAAAGCAGATTACTAGCGTTTTATGGCCATTACCAGTTTGTTTTAGTATGAAGTGTAGACTTCAAAAATCAGATTACTCTTTTGTTCAGGTATTTTTTAAGTAATGGTATTTGAATAGCAAACAATAGTGCAAATACAGCCATCGAAAGTGTCATTGTTTTAGAAAACAAGTGATTTGAAATAGAAGGGTTTAATCTGGTATTAAAAAGATTACTGAAATCTATGTTGGATGAAAAGCTAGATGCTGAGGTCGTAAAAAAGGAATATGTAAGAATTCCGGTTATCATGGCTAGTATGCCAATCCAAACGGGTTTAGAAATTAATGGTTTATAGGTAGTGAGGTCACTATTCGCAATTACGTCAACTTGCGACATAATTTTAGAAGTAAAGTCTATTGAAGGAGTTTCAATTTTTGTCTCCTTCATGATTTTATCGGCTAGATTTTCTAATGTATTATTTTCCATCTCTTTCATAATATTCCAATATTTCAGGTTCTATTCTATCTCTTACTATGCTTGCTAGCTTTTTTCGACTTCTATACAATTTTACTTTAACGTTATTTGCAGTTAAATCTACAATTTTTGCAATTTCCTCTAAAGACAATTCTTCAAAATAAAATAATGTTAATAGGGCAACATCATTACTTGGCAGTAGTTGCAAACAATCTTGAATAGCTACTTTACGCTCTTCTTTTTCCATCATATCTAAAGCGTTGTCAATTGTTTTGACTTGATGCTCGGTGAATTCGTCAATGGCAACTATATGTTGTTCTCTTTTTTGTTTTTTCAATCTATCTAAACAAGTAAAATATGCTACTTTATAAATCCAGGTTGAAAGTTTTGAATCGCCTTTAAATCTATTAAGAGAACGAAATACCTTAATAAATGTATCTTGAGATGCTTCTTCAGCTTCTTCTCTATGTTTTAGAATTCGCAATGCAAGGGTGAATACCAAATCTTTATATCGGTCTACAATAACATTAAACGATTGCGTATCGCCTGCCAAGATAGCATCAATTAGTGGTTGGTCGTTTATGTTCATTTGTATGTAAGACGATAGACCTTATGCTAAGGTTACATCTATTGTTGAAATTATTTTAATAAAAGTGTAACCTTACTTTTAAAGCTGTCGTCATATGCTATGAATCAAAATTATATTAATCAATTAAAAAACAAAAGTTATGGACCCAGCAATCATTATTCCCTTAGTACTATTCGGATCAATCTTCGGAATATTTTATTTGTTTATCTCTAGTAGAAATAAGGAGCGTTTGGCACTTATTGAAAAAGGAGCAGATGCCAGTATTTTTACTAGAGGCACAGGTAAATCGCCAGTTTCGAAAGTTATAATCCTTAACCTCTCTTTGCTTCTTATGGGCATAGGTTTAGGTATTTTCATAGCAACATTAATAGATCACTTTACATCTCTAGATTCAGATACAATTTATCCGGCAACAATTTTCTTAATGGCAGGTATAGGTTTGTTTATTGGTTTTAAAATGACTAGTGCTATGGATGAAAAATAGAATAAAACTTACTAATATATTACAGAGCCACTTTTGTCGATTTAGATAAAAGTGGTTTTTTATTTAAAGTAGTGGGTAACCATGGTTTTTATATTGTAATTATAGATATAATAAGGCTAAGCAAAGTTTGTAATCTTACATTGATGATTGCCATCAAAAGGGTTTTTTTATTAGAACTATTTGCAGGTTTGACAAAAAAAAATAGTGATTTGCTCTATGTAAAGAACAAATCACTAGAATACTTTTAATTTCAATTTATCTTACTCACCACCTCTTGCAGGGTAGTTGTTTTTGTTGACGTAATCTATGGCATTCAAAATATCATCCCAATGAGGTCTTGCAAATGGCATTGTTTGAATAGCACTTGCATATAAGGTATTGTCGGGGCGAATTAAAAATAAACCAGGTTCAGAAAATTCATCTGGTTCTTTATCTGACGTTTTTTTAGAAACATATAATCCCCACTCTCTAGCAGTCTCAATAGGTAAATTATAACCCACAGGCAATTCTGGTATATTCCATTCTTTACCAGCTTTCTTAGCCCGTTCTTCACTATCACTACTAATTGCAATTAAGTGAACACCTCTGTCACTAAAATCTTTTAATTTTGTTGCTAGATCTTCCAGATAGTTTTTACAAACTGGACAATGCAATCCCCTATAAAAAACGATCATAGTAAAAGATGTACTGGCTTGGTCATATAAGCTCCACTGCGTATCGTTAATTAATGGTATTTTTAAATCAGGTACTTCTGTTGTGGGTTTTATCATGGTAATATTATTTTATAATTAGTATACTGTAAAGGTATATGAGGTGCTTTCAAAAGCTTTGTTGCATCCCTTTTAGTATTAATGCAATGCATGAATATGAATTGGCTACTTATTGATTGTCTGTTAACCATTGCTCGTATTTAGCATACTGTGCGCTAGACAAAATACCTTCCATCTGTCGTGTACGCTCACTTTCTAAACTGCCTAACATTTCGCCGCTAGTCGTATTTGCCTGTTTTGTTTTAAAACGTTCCATAGAAGATTTGAAAATGCTAATTTGATTTTCGCTCATCTCTAAGGCAGTAAACATTTCTGAATATTCGGTACCTAAACCTTTTGAGCTATTTTTTGCCCCAATAGTGTTCATGGCACCAGTTGATCCATTCACTTGCGTCGCCATATTATTTTGAGCCATTGGTGATTCGGTAGTAGTACTTTTTGTTGCTTTCGTGCTTGTTACATTTTGCTTAGTAGTTGTTTCGGTAATGTTTGAAGTCGTTTTTTTAGTACTCGAACATGAGCTCAAAATGGCAGTTAATGCTAGGGTAACTATAATTTTATTTTTCATGATTTTCATATTTTCAGATTCCATTGAAAATTATGGCCTTAAATAAATTTCTATAGTCGCTATCACATTTAAAATTGACTCTTAGGGTATAATGTTTGTTGTTTATTGTCGTATTCGAAGAAATCTAATGATAAATAGTTTTTGTAAGAAAAATAACACTATTAAGTACATGTAATTGATTGAAAGTTGCTATCTTAATAACTGTTTTAAGTAGTCCTATATACCTTACTATATGTACAATCTTGTGTATAAGTCAATTGCCAATAGCCTAACACCTGCTCAGGTTGATGAAATTTTATTGGAATCAAGAGATTTTAATGGCAAACATGATATTACAGGATGTCTTATCTATCATGATGGTTTTTTTGTGCAATACTTAGAAGGCGATGCCGAGATAGTCATGGCATTATTTGAGAAAATAAGGGTAGATACTCGACATTATGAAGTTATTCTTCTATCTCAAGGTAATATTTATTCAAGGGAGTTCGATACATGGAGTATGGCGTATCTCTCAGATAAACTGCCAAACGAAGCTTTTCAATATATTAAGTTAATGGTTAGTCCCGAATTTGAAATTCCCGATATGTCGGTTATTCCTAATCCGACTTCTAAAAGATTTTGGCTAGCGGCAAAGAATTTGTTGAATAAGATAGGGCATGATAATTTTAACTAGAAGAGGTAATCCGAATTATATTATCAGAGGAAACGCTTTGTGCACTTATTAATAAACACAAAAAATAAATAAGTGATTTTTAAGTATTTATTGATAGAGTGTATATGCTTTAGAGTCATTATTCGTTTTTATTGGTAGAATTTTATTTAATATTTCTATATAATTTTGAAAGACATTTTCACTTTATATAGAAATAATGCAAGAACTGAAAATATATATTGCGGATGACGATTTTGATGACCGCGATTTTTTTATGGATGCTTTGAAGAGTATAGATATAAATACAGAAGTATCTCAATTTGATAATGGTATCGATTTAATGGATAGATTATTCTCTGATGTTACCTTACCACACGTAATATTTTTAGATTTATATATGCCTATTATGGATGGTTTTGAGTGTCTTATGGATATAAGAAATTTTCAACAATTTAAGGATATATACATCATTGCTTATTCTTCAATTTATAGAGATAGAGAAGTAAATCAGCTAAAAGATGAAGGTGCTAATCAGTTTTTGAGAAAATCATCTTCCTTCAAAGAATTGAAAGAGTTGCTATCAAAGTCTTTGAGAAAAGTACTGGTCAATAATGACGAAGCAGTGCTTAAGAATGAATTCGTTGTTTTACTTTAATTCAAGCATATTTTACTTCTATTTTCATAATCGTTTAATGGTATTTGGCAATACTGATAAACGATTCCTTTTTTTATAATCCCTAAAGCAATATTTAGAACTAATTTTCTGTATTTTTAGATAACAGATACATCCATCAAAATATAAATTATGAATAATATTTTACGAACCCTTTTAGTAATTGTGGTAATGATTGCTAGTGGCACACAAGTATACGGTCAAAAAAAATTAGACGAACAAGCTGTTGCCGATTTACAGAAAACACCTAAATATGGTTTTATACTCACCACAGAAAGGCATTTTAAGGGTGTGCTAAGTATGTATGACCTTTTGATTGAAAATGGAGTTAAGATAGAGGAATACGAAATTGTGGTCAAAGGTAAAGTGGTGACTCAATTGGTAAAAGGTTCAGAGCTTGAAGAGTTCTTTCAAAAATATAAGGGTAAGGTTAAAGTTAGTGTATGCAGTGTTGCTATGGAAAAACTAGGTGTGGCAGAAGAAACACTTTTTGACGGTCTCGATGTTACCCCGACAGCCTCGGTACGTGTTTTACAACTACAAGCTAATGGTTATAATACATTAACGTACTAAAGAATAAGTAAAAACAGAAACTACCCTATAGCTACTTTTCAGGGAAGTTTTATTTGCACACTCAGCGTAATTAGCATGTTTTTTATATTTGCGAATTAACCAGAATAAAAAAGCTTCTAGAACTCAGTTTTAGAAGCTTTTTATATAATATTACCTGTAGCAAACAATTTATATATTTGTCCTAATAATAATGTTCGACAGTTGTGAGTTTTCGTTTCATAAATAACCATGACTGCTTCGACGAAGACCCATGCCTAAATCTTTAATTTTCAACACATAAAATGAAAGTCTGTATTGCCGAAAAACCATCTGTAGCTCGAGAAATCGCTTCTGTTCTTGGGGCAAATTCCAAACATGATGGGTATTACGAAGGCAATGGCTATGCAGTAACCTATACTTTCGGACATCTTTGCACGCTCAAAGAGCCAAACGATTACAAGCCACATTGGAAAAGTTGGGATTTAAATAATCTACCAATGTTGCCCGAACATTTTGAAACCAAAGTAACTAAAGATGCTGGTATTCAAAAACAGTTTAAGATTATAAAGCAATTATTCGATAAAGCAGATGTCGTTATCAACTGTGGTGATGCCGGGCAAGAGGGAGAATTAATACAACGTTGGGTATTAAATCAAGCGAACTACAAGGGCAAAGTAGAACGACTTTGGATTTCGTCATTGACTACAGAAGCTATAAAAGAAGGTTTCAATAATTTAAAATCATCTACAGATTACGATAATTTATATTACGCAGGCTTCTCTCGTGCTATAGGCGATTGGCTTTTGGGTATGAATGCTACACGTTTATACACTTTAAAACATGGTGGCTACAAACAAGTATTGTCTGTTGGGCGTGTACAAACACCGACCTTAGCAATGTTAGTAGATCGGTTTAAAGAGATAGAGAATTTTAAGCCACAACCTTATTGGGAGCTGCAAACATTATATCGCGAAACTCTATTCAGTTATGAAGAAGGTCGTTTTCTAAAAGTAGAAGATGGCGAGAAACTCGCCAATATTGTAAAAGAGCACGATTTCGAAATTGTTTCCACTACCAAAAAAGCAGGCAATGAATATGCGCCAAAACTTTTCGATTTAACAGGTTTGCAAGTGTATTGTAACACCAAATTCGGATTTAGTGCAGACGAGACGTTAAAGATCGTTCAGAAATTATATGAGCAAAAGGTAGTAACCTACCCAAGAGTAGATACCACGTTTTTACCAAATGATGTATACCCTAAAGTACCAGGTATACTCAAGAATCTTACCAAGTACGATACGCTAACAAAGCCTCTTGATGGTAAGAAAATAAAGAAAACAAAAAAGGTTTTTGACGACAGTAAGGTTACAGATCACCACGCTATTATTCCTACCGGTCAACAAATGAACTTGCAATACAACCAGCAGCAAGTTTATGATATAATTGTCCGTCGTTTTATTGCGGTGTTTTATCCAGATTGTAAAGTATCTAATACAACTGTAATTGGTAAAGCTGAAACAGTAAAGTTTAAAACCACCGGAAAAGAGATTTTAGAAAAGGGGTGGCGTGTTGTTTTCGAAACACCTGATACAACATCGAAAGAACCGGGAATATTGCCAACTTTTAAGAAAGGCGAAAAAGGACCTCACGAACCTTCATTTCTAGAAAAGCAAACAAAGCCACCAAAGCAGTATACAGAAGCTTCGCTTTTACGTGCGATGGAAACAGCAGGTAAAAAGGTCGATGATGATGAACTTCGTGAGTTAATGAAAGAAAATGGTATTGGTAGACCTTCAACACGTGCCAATATCATCGAAACGTTATTTCGCAGAAAATATATAAAGCGGAATAAAAAGCAAGTGATACCAACAGTTACAGGTATTCAGTTAATAGATACTATTCAAAATGAAATGCTGAAGTCTGCCGAGCTTACCGGTAAATGGGAAAAGCAATTAAAAGATATAGAAAAAGGTACGTTTAGTGCAGGCAGTTTTATCAAGCAGATGAAACAAATGGTAGATCAATTGGTCTACGAAGTTCGAAGTGAAACTAGAAAAGCTAATATATCAGCTGTAAATAATAAACCTGCAGCAGCAGCTTCTAAGAAAAAGCCAGTTGAAAAGCCTACTGGGTTAACATCAGAGGTTTGTCCTAAATGTGAAAAAGGAACGATACGTAAAGGGAAATCAGCTTATGGCTGTTCTGAGTTTAATAAGACTTGTGATTTTGTAATTCCTTTTAAATTTGAAGGGAAAACCATTTCAGAAAAGCAATATGTAAGACTGTTTCAAAAAGGTTCGACCGTAAATTTAAAAGGCTTTAAAGTTAACAATGCTTCCGTTGAAGGCTTAGTTAGATTTGATGATAACTATAAGCTAAAGTTAGAACCTAAGAATACCAAAGTGCAAGCAAAGAATACTTCTGAAGATAATAGTTGTCCGAAATGTAATAAGGGCATTATTATAAAAGGTAAAACGGCTTATGGTTGTAGCGAATACAAAGCAGGATGCGACTTTAGGTTTAGTTTCGATGCTATTCGTGAAAAAGCGAAAGGACAACCATTGACCAAAGATTTAGTTTTTAAAATATTTAGAGAAAACTAAAAACCTTTATAATTCTACAAAAGGGTAATTACATGCGGTTCAATTTCTAGCATTTAAATTAATAATAACTTGTTGCTTTCTTGATGATCTAAAATTTAGCGATGTAAAAAGGGCTAATTCTATATGAACAAATAATAGGGGGTAATGTATTTTGCGTTTTATAATCGTAGCAATTTTTATTGATTTACTATAATTATTTATCATTCTATCTTTATTGATTATACTCCATCTTTTTAAATAAAAATCTAGCTAGTCAATAATTAATTTCGACTTAGCTTAGGGTTAAAGGGTTATTTTTTTATTTAGCGTAATTTGTGTTAGTGTATCGACTTTCTGTTATCAGAGATATTTGTTCTTGGTTTTATTTCAGATTTTTCAACACAGATTTTCCAACACAGATTTTTCCGCTATCTTGTAATTAATAACTCAATTTTCAATGATTTTTTTTCGTCGCAATTTTCTTGCTTTATTCTTGCTATGCTTGTTTCCGATGATTCTTTCAGCTCAGGAAAATAGCTTGGAGTATAAAAAGCACTTGACCATATCTGATGGTCTTGCTCATAATGGCGTAACGGCAATTCTAGAAGATTCTAAGGGTTTTTTGTGGTTTGGTACTTATGACGGTCTAAATCGTTATGATGGTTATGAAATAGTAACATTCAAAAACACCGTCAATAGTGAAATTTTTGTAAGTAATAGAATACGGGCGCTTGCAGAAGATGGTAATGGTAATATTTGGATAGGAACAGATGAGGGCATCACCTTGTATGATCAACGAACGGACAAATTCAAAAATTTATATTCCAATAAAACTCTCAATAAAGAGAAGAAAGGACCTGTTGTTAGAAATTTTATTTTTGATGAAAACAAGAATAGATGTATTGCTACAACCCAAACTGATGGGGTATTAATTTTTAATACAGATTATGAATTTATAAAGCAATTTAGTTTACCCAATTCTTCTGCAGACAATGCGGAGTTTGTTGGGGTAATAAAAATAAAACCTGATTCGTTTTTATTCGCAACCTCAAATGGTTTGTTTGAATCTAATTTAGAGGATGGTAAATTTCAATCTATACTTGAAGATGATATTGAGTTCTGCAGGTCGGTAACTTCAATAGGCGAAAATTTGTTTCTAGTGACCCAACGTAATGGTGCTGCTGTAGTTCGATATGAGTTTGATGGAACTAAACTTACTTACCGTTTAATTAAGAAAGACGTACTACCTGAGTATCGCTTTAATTTTGCAGAAATTGACCCATCAGGAAAACTTTGGCTAGGGACTTTAAATGATGGTGCTATTCGTTTCAATACAGTCACAGATTTTTTAGATCAAAATTCGCAGAGTTATGACCATTTTAAATCAGATTCGGGGTTATTACGAGTAAGCTCTTTTAAGTCGATTGGTAATACTGATATTTGGATGGCTACTTTCGACAAGGGCGTATATCAATTTAATACTTCGGCAAATCCTTTTAAAACTATCGATTCTAGCTCAGAATTAGATTTTGGGGTAAGTAATATGCATATTAGGCATATTGCTAAACTTGATCAAAATAGATTTTACCTTACCAAAAATGAAGGAGGAGTAGCTCTTTATAATACAAGCACCAACCAGTTCGAACCGGTACCCCTAAAAATACCTCAGCGATATAATTCTGAAATTTCTGCAATATATATCGATAAAAAAAAGAACACTTTGTTGAAGGTTGCCGATGAAGGCTATTTCTTCTTGGGGGCAAAGGAAAATACTCTTAAGCATTTAGACACTTCGATCTTGCCTGAATTGGCTAATGATATGCCTTACAAATTCTCAGAAGATAAAAAAGGAAATATATGGGTTACCTGTAAAAATGATGTCTATCGATTAAAAATAGATGAACAAGGTAATGTCTTAAAGTTAGAAAATTTAAACACGCATGCCATGTTTAAAAATAACAGGCTAGCATTAATTAGATATGTTTATGTTGACCCCTTAAAAGATTTTGTTTGGCTTGGTACTGCTGAAGATGGTCTTATACGAATTGATAATAGTTCAGAAAAACCATTAACATCCTTAAGCATTAAACAATTCAAAAAAAATGGTCAAGACAATGGCTTGCCAAGCAATTTTGTCTCATCGATAATTAGAACGCCAAAGGGAGAACTTTGGCTTGGTACTGAAGGTGCAGGTATTTGTTTGGTTTTAAAAGATGATACATTGCCTGAATTTATTTCATATTCTGAAAAACAAGGACTTTCGAATAATGTAGTCAAGAGTATTTTAGTAGATAATACAGAAAACCTTTGGGTTGCTACCAACATCGGTTTAAATAAGTTTTCTACGGTCGACAAAACATTTCGAAAGTTTAAAAAAGAAGATGGTTTGCCTTTTGAAGATTTTTGGTATACGGCTACTAAAATGGGTAATGGAAAATTGTTGTTAACAGGTTTAGAAGGTTTTTGTTTGTTTAATACGGCTGACATTTCTATTGAAGAAGAGCTTCCTAAATTACAATTTGGCGATTTTAGAATATCTAATCGAATAATTCAACCTTTTGATAGTATTCATGATAGGGTTCTTTTAACAGAACGACCTGCAGATTCTTCAAAAATTGATTTACACTATAATGAGAATGTTTTCTCTATTGATTTACATTCTCTTCATTTTAATGCTCCCGATAATCATAGAATTAAGTATAAGCTTCTTCCGGTTGATAAAGAATGGATAGAAACCCCCTCTGATCAAAAAACAATAAGTTATAGCGGTTTACAGCCTAATAAATATACGCTGCAAGTTTCAGCATCTAATTCTGTTGGAGAATGGACAACACCTAAGACACTTTTTATAAACATAGCGCCACCATATTGGAAAACTACACAAGCATATGTTCTTTACGTAATTTTAATGCTGTTGCTGCTAGGTGCCATATTATATTACATTTTAAAAATGCAGAAATTGCGGCATAATTTTCAAATAGAAAAACTTGAGAAAAATGCAGAGAAGACTATAAATGATGCGAAACTTCGATTTTTTGCTAATATTTCACATGAGCTAAAGACACCATTAAATTTAATATCCAGTCCAATTAAACTGTTGTCAGTTAAATTTAAAGGGAATAAAGATGTTGAAGAAAAATTAAATATTGTTGAGCGTCAATCAAGAAAGATAAGTCAACTTATTGATCAGGTAAATGACTTTGAGCGGGTAGACGCTAATGTCATGGAAATGGATTATTCTAGATTCTATTTTGATAGTTTTCTAAAGGATATGTTGGTCGATTTTCATTTTTTAGCTGAAAATACGAAGCGTGAATTAGAAGTGGTGGCAGACAATTCGAATATTGTAGTTTCTGCAGACCGTAATAAATTAGAAAAAATATTCAACAATTTACTGAGTAATGCTTTTAAATACTCTGATGCTGGAGATAAAATACGCGTGAGTTATTCAGCCTCAGAAAAAGACTTAAACGTTACAATTAGTGATACAGGTAGAGGTATAGATAAAGAAGACTTACCGCATATTTTTGAACGCTTTTTTAGGTCAAAAAAGAATCAAAATATACATGCAGTTGGTTCAGGTATAGGTTTAGCTTTTTCAAAACGATTGGTAGAAATGCACTACGGTTATATCGAGGCAGAGAGTGAACTTAAAATGGGTACGACCATGAATGTTCGGTTGCCAGTTGTAAAAAAAGAATCGGCATTAGACCAAGAGACTAGAAAGCGAGAGATACTTTCTGCTGAGAATAATGTTGTTGAGGTAAATCAATGGTTTCAAAACGCTGAGAACACGCCAATTGAGATGCCTAATGACTATGCAGATAAAATTATTTATTATGTTGAAGACAACGTAGATATGCAGATGTATGTCTCGGGTATTCTTTCTGATCATTTTAAGGTAAAAGTTTTCGGTAATGGAGCTGAATGTTTGGAAGCAATGGATGAGCAATGGCCAGACATACTAATTAGTGACATTCAAATGCCTATAATGGATGGTCTTGAACTATGTAAACGTATTAAGGTAGATATAAAAACAAGCCATATACCTGTAATTTTACTAACAGCTTTAGCAAATATTGAAAGTCGTATTCAAGGTATAAAAGATGGCGCCGATGCCTATATTCAAAAACCTTTCGACGCACGCCAATTAGTAACTCGTACGGTAGCATTACTTGAAAATAGAAAAAGACTTCGTGAGCGTTTTGAAATCGGGCTACCGATGGTTAAAGACAATAATATCAATAATCGAAACGATGATGCTTTTCTAGAAAAGTTATATAATTTGATGACTGAAAACCTGTCTAATGAAGATTTAGATATCGATGAATTTGCGCGTAACTTATTTATGAATCGTACTCATTTTTATCAAAAGGTAAAAAGTTTGACGAATAATACCCCTTTTGAATTATTGAAATTATTTCGCTTAAGAAAGGCTGCAGAATTACTGGCACAAGATAAAAAGATATCAGTCAGCGAAGTTTGTGTAATGACAGGCTTTAAAAGTAGAACGCACTTTAGTAAACTATTTAAGGAAAAGTATAATGTTTCCCCTGGTAAATTTGTTGCCACTCAGTTATCGAATAATTGATCTAACCTATATCCATCCAAAACACATTTCATATTGTGTTATAAATTAGATGGTACTTACATACAAAAGTAAAAATACCCATGTACAATAGTTGCAGACCATACGCTGATGGTTGTTTTGAAGTGGCATAAGTATGAATTGGGTAAACGCAAAAGTGTCATTTGTTATTAGGGACATGATAACCTCGCCACCATCTTTTGGATTGGAAAATCACTAATTTACAGAGAGAGACACTAGATACACTACCGCATACATCTTTTTGCGCTTTTTGAACGTCATTTGAAGTAGATGAGATTCTTACTACTTATCAAAGCAAACTTTATTATAAGCGAGTAGTTAATGTAAAGCCTTATTAAAAATAACAGCCATATGAGTAAATTTTATTTTAATGAAGAACAAGATTCTTACGATGCTATCGTAGTTGGTACCGGTATATCTGGTGGATGGGCAGCTAAAGAATTATGTGAGAAAGGATTAAAAACATTGATACTTGAACGAGGACCAATGGTTGAGCATATTAAAGATTACAAAACTGCTCATATGGACGAAT harbors:
- a CDS encoding RNA polymerase sigma factor; translated protein: MNINDQPLIDAILAGDTQSFNVIVDRYKDLVFTLALRILKHREEAEEASQDTFIKVFRSLNRFKGDSKLSTWIYKVAYFTCLDRLKKQKREQHIVAIDEFTEHQVKTIDNALDMMEKEERKVAIQDCLQLLPSNDVALLTLFYFEELSLEEIAKIVDLTANNVKVKLYRSRKKLASIVRDRIEPEILEYYERDGK
- a CDS encoding DUF6249 domain-containing protein, translating into MDPAIIIPLVLFGSIFGIFYLFISSRNKERLALIEKGADASIFTRGTGKSPVSKVIILNLSLLLMGIGLGIFIATLIDHFTSLDSDTIYPATIFLMAGIGLFIGFKMTSAMDEK
- a CDS encoding peroxiredoxin-like family protein — its product is MIKPTTEVPDLKIPLINDTQWSLYDQASTSFTMIVFYRGLHCPVCKNYLEDLATKLKDFSDRGVHLIAISSDSEERAKKAGKEWNIPELPVGYNLPIETAREWGLYVSKKTSDKEPDEFSEPGLFLIRPDNTLYASAIQTMPFARPHWDDILNAIDYVNKNNYPARGGE
- a CDS encoding BLUF domain-containing protein, yielding MYNLVYKSIANSLTPAQVDEILLESRDFNGKHDITGCLIYHDGFFVQYLEGDAEIVMALFEKIRVDTRHYEVILLSQGNIYSREFDTWSMAYLSDKLPNEAFQYIKLMVSPEFEIPDMSVIPNPTSKRFWLAAKNLLNKIGHDNFN
- a CDS encoding response regulator, whose product is MQELKIYIADDDFDDRDFFMDALKSIDINTEVSQFDNGIDLMDRLFSDVTLPHVIFLDLYMPIMDGFECLMDIRNFQQFKDIYIIAYSSIYRDREVNQLKDEGANQFLRKSSSFKELKELLSKSLRKVLVNNDEAVLKNEFVVLL
- a CDS encoding DsrE family protein, with amino-acid sequence MNNILRTLLVIVVMIASGTQVYGQKKLDEQAVADLQKTPKYGFILTTERHFKGVLSMYDLLIENGVKIEEYEIVVKGKVVTQLVKGSELEEFFQKYKGKVKVSVCSVAMEKLGVAEETLFDGLDVTPTASVRVLQLQANGYNTLTY
- a CDS encoding DNA topoisomerase 3; its protein translation is MKVCIAEKPSVAREIASVLGANSKHDGYYEGNGYAVTYTFGHLCTLKEPNDYKPHWKSWDLNNLPMLPEHFETKVTKDAGIQKQFKIIKQLFDKADVVINCGDAGQEGELIQRWVLNQANYKGKVERLWISSLTTEAIKEGFNNLKSSTDYDNLYYAGFSRAIGDWLLGMNATRLYTLKHGGYKQVLSVGRVQTPTLAMLVDRFKEIENFKPQPYWELQTLYRETLFSYEEGRFLKVEDGEKLANIVKEHDFEIVSTTKKAGNEYAPKLFDLTGLQVYCNTKFGFSADETLKIVQKLYEQKVVTYPRVDTTFLPNDVYPKVPGILKNLTKYDTLTKPLDGKKIKKTKKVFDDSKVTDHHAIIPTGQQMNLQYNQQQVYDIIVRRFIAVFYPDCKVSNTTVIGKAETVKFKTTGKEILEKGWRVVFETPDTTSKEPGILPTFKKGEKGPHEPSFLEKQTKPPKQYTEASLLRAMETAGKKVDDDELRELMKENGIGRPSTRANIIETLFRRKYIKRNKKQVIPTVTGIQLIDTIQNEMLKSAELTGKWEKQLKDIEKGTFSAGSFIKQMKQMVDQLVYEVRSETRKANISAVNNKPAAAASKKKPVEKPTGLTSEVCPKCEKGTIRKGKSAYGCSEFNKTCDFVIPFKFEGKTISEKQYVRLFQKGSTVNLKGFKVNNASVEGLVRFDDNYKLKLEPKNTKVQAKNTSEDNSCPKCNKGIIIKGKTAYGCSEYKAGCDFRFSFDAIREKAKGQPLTKDLVFKIFREN
- a CDS encoding hybrid sensor histidine kinase/response regulator transcription factor; the encoded protein is MILSAQENSLEYKKHLTISDGLAHNGVTAILEDSKGFLWFGTYDGLNRYDGYEIVTFKNTVNSEIFVSNRIRALAEDGNGNIWIGTDEGITLYDQRTDKFKNLYSNKTLNKEKKGPVVRNFIFDENKNRCIATTQTDGVLIFNTDYEFIKQFSLPNSSADNAEFVGVIKIKPDSFLFATSNGLFESNLEDGKFQSILEDDIEFCRSVTSIGENLFLVTQRNGAAVVRYEFDGTKLTYRLIKKDVLPEYRFNFAEIDPSGKLWLGTLNDGAIRFNTVTDFLDQNSQSYDHFKSDSGLLRVSSFKSIGNTDIWMATFDKGVYQFNTSANPFKTIDSSSELDFGVSNMHIRHIAKLDQNRFYLTKNEGGVALYNTSTNQFEPVPLKIPQRYNSEISAIYIDKKKNTLLKVADEGYFFLGAKENTLKHLDTSILPELANDMPYKFSEDKKGNIWVTCKNDVYRLKIDEQGNVLKLENLNTHAMFKNNRLALIRYVYVDPLKDFVWLGTAEDGLIRIDNSSEKPLTSLSIKQFKKNGQDNGLPSNFVSSIIRTPKGELWLGTEGAGICLVLKDDTLPEFISYSEKQGLSNNVVKSILVDNTENLWVATNIGLNKFSTVDKTFRKFKKEDGLPFEDFWYTATKMGNGKLLLTGLEGFCLFNTADISIEEELPKLQFGDFRISNRIIQPFDSIHDRVLLTERPADSSKIDLHYNENVFSIDLHSLHFNAPDNHRIKYKLLPVDKEWIETPSDQKTISYSGLQPNKYTLQVSASNSVGEWTTPKTLFINIAPPYWKTTQAYVLYVILMLLLLGAILYYILKMQKLRHNFQIEKLEKNAEKTINDAKLRFFANISHELKTPLNLISSPIKLLSVKFKGNKDVEEKLNIVERQSRKISQLIDQVNDFERVDANVMEMDYSRFYFDSFLKDMLVDFHFLAENTKRELEVVADNSNIVVSADRNKLEKIFNNLLSNAFKYSDAGDKIRVSYSASEKDLNVTISDTGRGIDKEDLPHIFERFFRSKKNQNIHAVGSGIGLAFSKRLVEMHYGYIEAESELKMGTTMNVRLPVVKKESALDQETRKREILSAENNVVEVNQWFQNAENTPIEMPNDYADKIIYYVEDNVDMQMYVSGILSDHFKVKVFGNGAECLEAMDEQWPDILISDIQMPIMDGLELCKRIKVDIKTSHIPVILLTALANIESRIQGIKDGADAYIQKPFDARQLVTRTVALLENRKRLRERFEIGLPMVKDNNINNRNDDAFLEKLYNLMTENLSNEDLDIDEFARNLFMNRTHFYQKVKSLTNNTPFELLKLFRLRKAAELLAQDKKISVSEVCVMTGFKSRTHFSKLFKEKYNVSPGKFVATQLSNN